One segment of Gemmatimonadota bacterium DNA contains the following:
- a CDS encoding metallophosphoesterase: protein MTRILHVSDLHFGASSVPEQVEALQGIVAASRWDAVVVSGDLTQRTRTREYVRARTFLDTVRAHAPVLCVPGNHDTEWWLSPMGLGATAAMHGRYRQFVSPLLEPELRCAGALIVGLNSSQGIRPCTLTTRPRDLSVVGAVQPHQWASAASRLAAAGSDLKVLVLHHNLLRGHLSNRWGLASRAAGITDAAATGADLVLCGHDHEERVAEVMVGNRRLIVSTASTLTTRVRHHRPASFNIIESDVASVNITVMSWNALARAFAPGETHCFAR, encoded by the coding sequence GCACTTCGGCGCGTCCAGCGTGCCCGAGCAGGTTGAGGCGTTACAGGGGATTGTAGCAGCCTCGCGGTGGGATGCGGTGGTGGTGTCCGGCGATCTCACGCAGCGCACGAGGACGCGGGAGTATGTGCGGGCGCGAACGTTTCTCGACACAGTGCGTGCGCACGCACCGGTGCTCTGTGTGCCCGGCAATCATGACACCGAATGGTGGCTGTCGCCGATGGGACTCGGCGCAACCGCCGCCATGCACGGGCGCTACCGTCAGTTCGTGAGTCCGCTGCTCGAACCAGAGCTTCGGTGCGCTGGCGCGCTGATTGTGGGCCTCAACTCGTCGCAGGGCATTCGCCCATGCACGCTGACGACCCGCCCGCGCGACCTGAGCGTGGTGGGTGCGGTGCAGCCGCACCAATGGGCGAGTGCCGCCTCGCGGCTTGCGGCAGCTGGGAGCGACCTCAAGGTACTGGTGCTGCACCACAACCTGTTGCGCGGCCATTTGTCGAACCGTTGGGGGCTGGCGAGTCGCGCGGCGGGCATCACCGATGCAGCCGCGACCGGTGCTGACCTCGTGCTGTGCGGCCACGACCACGAAGAGCGCGTCGCCGAGGTGATGGTTGGCAATCGCCGGTTGATCGTGAGCACGGCCAGCACGCTGACTACGCGAGTGCGGCACCACCGGCCGGCGTCGTTCAATATCATCGAGTCGGATGTTGCGAGCGTGAACATCACCGTGATGTCGTGGAACGCTCTAGCGCGCGCGTTCGCGCCGGGCGAGACCCACTGCTTCGCGCGCTGA